The sequence TCATGCTTCGTGAACAGAGGATGGGTCATGGCGGCAGGCTTGGTGAACGTTGAGGGAAGCGGTGGCCATTAATTAACCGACCGGTTAGTCGGAAAATGTTAGCATCAAATCATCCGTGCGTGTGCGGCATTTCATGTTTCATTGATCGAGGAGAAGCAGATGGCTTACGAGAACATTCTGGTGGAGACGCGGGGCAGGGTGGGGCTGATTACGCTGAACCGTCCGAAGGCGCTGAATGCGTTGAATGACGCCCTGATGGATGAACTTGGCTTGGCGCTCAAAGCGTTCGACGCGGACGAGGGTATTGGCGCGATCGTGCTGACGGGCAGCGAGAAGGCGTTCGCGGCGGGCGCCGACATCGGGATGATGGCGACCTATTCATACATGGACGTCTTCAAGGGCGACTACATCACGCGTAACTGGGAGACGGTGCGCCAGATCCGCAAGCCGATCATCGCGGCGGTGGCGGGTTTCGCGCTGGGCGGCGGCTGCGAACTCGCGATGATGTGCGACATCATCTTTGCGGCCGATACGGCGAAGTTCGGCCAGCCGGAAATCAAGCTCGGCGTGCTGCCGGGTGCGGGCGGCACGCAGCGCCTGCCGCGCGCGGTGTCGAAGGCGAAAGCGATGGACATGTGCTTGACCGCGCGCTTCATGGACGCGGAGGAGGCTGAGCGGGCGGGCTTGGTGTCGAGGATCCTGCCGGCGGACAAGTTGCTCGACGAGGCGATCGCCGCGGCGACGACGATCGCGGAATTCTCGCTGCCTGCCGTAATGATGGTGAAGGAGGCGGTGAATCGCGCATACGAGACGACCTTGTCCGAAGGGGTGCACTTCGAGCGTCGCTTGTTTCACTCGGCATTTGCGACTGAAGATCAGAAGGAAGGGATGGCGGCGTTCGTCGAGAAGCGCAAGCCCGTCTTCAAGCATCGCTGAACACGCACAGGGCAAAGTGCTGCTTGCCCTTGCCTCGAATTTCCGGTCTGCCGATGCTTGAATTCGAGGCGTGAAAAATTCTTTCAAAAAACGCTTGCACGAAGCGTAGATGCTGCCTACAATCACGCCTCTTTCGCGCTACGGCGAACGCGGCGCGAAGGGGGAAGCGGGAGGTTTCGCGGCTCATGCGGTACGGTCGGCGGTAGAGGCGGCCGAGGGCGCGAGGCGGTGATCCGGGCGGTGCGCGGCGCGGTAGTAAAAAAGTTGTTGACGCGCTGCGAATAAGTGATCATAATCTCGTTTCTCTGCTGCTGACAACGCAGCGCTGCTGAGAAGGGTGCGGTAAGTAGCCGAATCTTCTCGCGGATATGCTCTTTAACAATGAACAGCCGATAAGTGTGGGCGCTTGGTGGAAGCGGGCGATTTTCGGATCGCAAGCGAAAGTATCAAGAGTCTCACACTAAAGTAAGTCAGGTTTATGAAGAGATTCATATACCTGTCAGCTTTGAGTGAGCGACCGGTTGGAAACAACCGAAAACAGTAACAGGAATTGAACTGAAGAGTTTGATCCTGGCTCAGATTGAACGCTGGCGGCATGCCTTACACATGCAAGTCGAACGGCAGCACGGGCTTCGGCCTGGTGGCGAGTGGTGAACGGGTGAGTAATACATCGGAACATGTCCTGTAGTGGGGGATAGCCCGGCGAAAGCCGGATTAATACCGCATACGATCTGAGGATGAAAGCGGGGGACCTTCGGGCCTCGCGCTATAGGGTTGGCCGATGGCTGATTAGCTAGTTGGTGGGGTAAAGGCCTACCAAGGCGACGATCAGTAGCTGGTCTGAGAGGACGACCAGCCACACTGGGACTGAGACACGGCCCAGACTCCTACGGGAGGCAGCAGTGGGGAATTTTGGACAATGG is a genomic window of Burkholderia mallei ATCC 23344 containing:
- a CDS encoding enoyl-CoA hydratase: MAYENILVETRGRVGLITLNRPKALNALNDALMDELGLALKAFDADEGIGAIVLTGSEKAFAAGADIGMMATYSYMDVFKGDYITRNWETVRQIRKPIIAAVAGFALGGGCELAMMCDIIFAADTAKFGQPEIKLGVLPGAGGTQRLPRAVSKAKAMDMCLTARFMDAEEAERAGLVSRILPADKLLDEAIAAATTIAEFSLPAVMMVKEAVNRAYETTLSEGVHFERRLFHSAFATEDQKEGMAAFVEKRKPVFKHR